The following are from one region of the Deinococcus betulae genome:
- the rplL gene encoding 50S ribosomal protein L7/L12, translated as MAYDKQALIDQLGQLTIMELADLIDGLKETWGVTAAVASGPAAGPAAAVEEKTEFDVVLVDAGASKINVIKEIRAITGLGLKEAKDMSEKGGVLKEGASKDDAEKIKAQLEAAGAKVELK; from the coding sequence ATGGCTTACGACAAACAAGCGCTTATTGACCAACTCGGCCAGCTCACCATCATGGAACTCGCCGACCTGATTGACGGCCTGAAAGAAACCTGGGGCGTGACCGCCGCTGTGGCCTCTGGCCCCGCTGCTGGCCCCGCTGCCGCCGTGGAAGAGAAGACCGAATTTGACGTGGTGCTGGTGGACGCCGGCGCGAGCAAGATCAACGTCATTAAGGAAATCCGCGCCATCACCGGCCTGGGTCTGAAGGAAGCCAAGGACATGAGCGAGAAGGGCGGCGTGCTGAAAGAAGGCGCGAGCAAGGACGACGCCGAGAAGATCAAGGCCCAGCTGGAAGCCGCTGGCGCCAAGGTCGAACTCAAGTAA
- the rplJ gene encoding 50S ribosomal protein L10, translating to MANEKNQQTLSALTGSLSGIDSFYVVDYQGLTAGQLSKLRKDIREKGGQLIVAKNTLIHLALQGSGRDFSDALKGPSAIVVAQDDPAGVAKALSDAAKGNDKGIPAVKAGFVEGNRVDVKVVERLASLGSKQSLQGELVGVLSAHLSNFVGILEAYKEKLEGQGA from the coding sequence CAGACCCTTAGCGCCCTGACGGGCAGCCTCTCGGGCATCGACTCGTTTTACGTGGTTGATTACCAGGGCCTGACCGCCGGTCAGCTGAGCAAACTGCGCAAAGACATCCGCGAGAAGGGTGGGCAGCTGATTGTTGCCAAGAACACCCTGATTCACCTGGCCCTGCAGGGCAGCGGCCGCGATTTCAGCGACGCCCTCAAGGGTCCCAGCGCCATCGTGGTGGCCCAGGACGACCCCGCCGGGGTGGCCAAGGCCCTCAGCGACGCTGCCAAAGGCAACGACAAGGGCATCCCTGCCGTGAAGGCCGGCTTTGTTGAAGGCAACCGCGTTGACGTGAAAGTCGTCGAGCGTCTGGCCAGCCTGGGCAGCAAGCAGAGCCTGCAGGGCGAACTGGTCGGCGTCCTCAGCGCCCACCTCAGCAACTTCGTGGGCATCCTCGAAGCGTATAAAGAAAAACTCGAAGGCCAGGGCGCTTAA